The Treponema pectinovorum genome includes a window with the following:
- a CDS encoding bifunctional 4-hydroxy-2-oxoglutarate aldolase/2-dehydro-3-deoxy-phosphogluconate aldolase, whose amino-acid sequence MDALSFIKQKKIVSIARKISPDRIVEAATAINLGGIFCLEITFNQSSNSCIADTAKSISAVKKSLGDKMCVGAGTVISVEQARAAFEAGSDFILAPDTNPAVISEAKKLGLICVPGAMTPTEIQNAWNLGADIVKVFPAGYLGLDYIKAVRAPISNVPLMAVGGVDEKNIKDFLNSGYCSCGIGSNIMKESLINEGKFEELCLLAKKIVSAAC is encoded by the coding sequence ATGGACGCACTTTCTTTTATAAAACAAAAAAAAATCGTTTCAATCGCACGAAAAATTTCACCAGATAGAATTGTTGAAGCAGCAACGGCTATAAATTTAGGTGGAATTTTTTGTCTGGAAATTACATTTAATCAATCGTCAAACAGTTGCATCGCCGACACAGCAAAGTCTATAAGCGCAGTAAAAAAATCCTTAGGCGATAAAATGTGCGTAGGAGCTGGCACGGTAATTTCCGTAGAACAGGCAAGGGCTGCATTCGAAGCTGGATCAGACTTTATACTTGCCCCAGATACAAATCCCGCCGTAATTTCAGAAGCAAAAAAACTAGGTCTAATCTGCGTTCCTGGTGCAATGACCCCTACAGAAATTCAAAATGCATGGAATCTAGGAGCCGACATAGTAAAAGTTTTCCCAGCAGGATATTTGGGACTTGACTATATCAAAGCAGTCAGAGCTCCAATAAGCAACGTTCCTCTAATGGCAGTTGGCGGTGTAGATGAAAAAAATATAAAAGATTTCTTAAACTCAGGCTACTGTAGTTGTGGAATAGGCTCGAATATAATGAAAGAAAGCCTTATCAACGAAGGAAAATTCGAAGAGCTTTGTCTGCTGG